From the uncultured Fusobacterium sp. genome, one window contains:
- a CDS encoding DUF2634 domain-containing protein has translation MLPDRDNDISTEYEFVESSTKTYAMQLDGDRIRGKIDDRKAMEQTIYKILLTERYQYLIYSWNYGIELKDLFGKPIPYCCVELERRIKEALLQDTRITNVYNFEFENPKFETVLVKFTADTIFGEIDITKEVKLNNV, from the coding sequence TGACAGAGATAATGATATTAGTACAGAGTATGAATTTGTAGAAAGCTCTACTAAAACTTATGCTATGCAACTTGATGGAGATAGAATAAGAGGGAAAATAGATGACAGAAAGGCTATGGAACAGACTATATATAAAATTTTATTAACAGAGCGATATCAATATCTTATATATAGCTGGAACTATGGAATTGAGTTAAAAGATCTGTTTGGAAAGCCTATACCATATTGTTGTGTAGAACTTGAAAGAAGGATAAAAGAAGCTCTTCTACAGGATACTAGAATAACTAATGTTTATAATTTTGAATTTGAAAATCCAAAATTTGAAACTGTTTTAGTAAAATTTACTGCTGACACAATTTTTGGAGAAATAGATATAACTAAGGAGGTGAAATTAAATAATGTTTGA